Within the Telopea speciosissima isolate NSW1024214 ecotype Mountain lineage chromosome 4, Tspe_v1, whole genome shotgun sequence genome, the region ATGAACTTATTTGACAACTAGATTTTTTCAATATTAATATTAAGCAAGTTATAAACCTGTTCGTGCCGTAACAAATCAATTTATATGTGCAGCTAACCCATCCTAGCCATGTGTGCTTATGTGTGGTAGAGGCCTACTAGGTCTCAAGCCCTCAGTTTTTAAAACATATTAAAATACAAAGAAGAGAGCTCCATTTCTTGATTCCCCTTGACCTGTCTACATATAGAATTAGGGCAGTTCTAAGATGATTGCAGGAAAATAAATGTTTTTCTGGTTCTAAATATAAGGTGTTCAAaaagggatctttatcacctcctgtttgctgaccggcccagttccccagtttctctaacaaaggggggctgaaatgacctctctacccatgcccaaacaccctacccgggtggggtccaccattcccctattagaggaactggacaactgggccggtcagcaaactggaggtgataattttccttcaAAAAGTGGTTCAAGGATGAATGGTATCTCCCTACAATTGTTTGTGGTAAATCCATTAACCTGAAAACGACTTGCAATAATAATTTATGTAATcattttattataaaattttggctgtatttttttattttaatatcaCTTTTATGTTATTTGGTGGAGAATTTGTTAATTGTGAAATATATTTTGGTTGTAAACTTCACGTGGTAGTCTATGACGAAATGATCGCCTCGCTCCTATGAAAGACGGAAGTCCCACCCCAACTTGTCTAATTTTACGGTTTAGACTAGGAGTAAACCCCGGTTATACGAACCCACCACCCATAGACTCGTGTAACAAAATGGAAATCTCGCCCCCAACTATCTGATTTTATGGTTTAGGCTAGGGGTAAACCCTGGTTATACGAACCCACCACCCATAGACTCATGTCACAGGAGATGACGGAAGCTTGATCTGGGGACCTCATGACATTGCACTGCGTATTTTACCAGCGAACTAACCCCAGGGCCAGGGGTAATAGGATGGAATTTTCTTCCTACGGATGGAAAATATTTTCTACGGTGTATCGGAATCGAATGGTTGGACCAGAAAACCAGAACTGGTCAGCTCTCCATAAGCCGGATCAAGATCGTTCTGGGTTGAATGACCATTGAGAGACGACTACGGACTACCGCGTGTAGGATTGCCATCAAGAGGTCGGACTTTCGGAGAGGACTGGAGCAACTTAACAGGGGCTTCGATCAAAGTTCGCCGGCGAACCATTCCGGTCGAAATCGCCGCCGGCATAATTGGCTTTCTCAGATTCAGGTATAGCTCACCAATTcctcccttctttttctctacACAGACTGAAATGCCCAGAATGTCTCATCTTCCTTTCCGCTTCTCTTTCAGATTGATCGATATgggtctctctttctctctctcaaacttcAATTTTCCTTTTCACATCTATTTCTCCGTCATACCCCCAATCCTCTCTCCCTAAATAgacactttttttgttttaatcagTTTGAGATGGGTTTCTTTGATAGTTGCTTTGTGAAGCAACACGTTCTTTTCATATTTACATATTTTAAATTGTATTCTTTCTCAATCTGATGCATGAATCTTATGAGTTTTCATTTCCTTACGTATGTTTTTGGATCGAAGGATGGAGTCCATTGGTTGGTTTATGTTTGGTATATTCCTAACATTACTCTGAATATGGTCTACATGGTTTCCTGCAACTTATCAGTCAACTGCATTGCTATTGAACATTGGGTATCACAAAAAATTTGACAGCAAAATAACCCTTTTACATCTTTCATTAAACAAATTGAATTTCCCTGGAAGTTGGAACCACTTATCAGTCAAATTCATTTCAGATAGTTGAGGTAGCTCCAACGCTGcccatgctctctctctctctcttcccctcttcccCCTTCTACCTCAAGTTCcttatttgtttccttttcaaTTCCACCTTTTCCAGCAAAAATTGTTTTGGTGGCATAGCATGTTGAATCCATTTAAATTAATTAGATGGATGCGGTAGATGAGTTTTGGGGTTCTAACCACTTTAGTTGTTGGTCCTACTCTTACAATCTACCTCAAAATGCAGGAGTGCTTTGATGGTATTGCCAATTAGGACTGAGAATTTCTGTATTTGGAAGTTTGTTCATAACATTACattaccttttttttataaaaaaaaaaattattttactgGTAAAAAGGCATTCTCAAATGATTTAACCGACGAACTATTAACCATCTTAGCTAGAATAGCAATAGGTGTTCAAAAGCATTTACAACTAGTTGAAGCAACTATCTCATAATTTTCTTCTGGTCTAAATCGGGTAAGTGTGTAGTGGGGTTAATTCTGGTTCTATGGTATCGTCTGAAACAGATTTTGCAGCCAGGGAAATATGTATCACCATAAGGTATCTATAACAACAGAGGTGGATTTAATCCCGGTTCTACGCTATCGTCTTATACAGACTTTATGACCAGGGAAATAGGTATCTCCATAAGTTATCTATAACAACACTGCAATCTGTCACTGACAAGTTATCCTTGGCAGACTATATGGTTCTTCATGTTCAATTATGAAAGCAATTTTGTATTGGATGTGCCTTGTCTTGGCCCTggttgtttctttttgtttgtagTCCATTATGTAACTAGACTCTAGAGTCTTGTAGCTCTATGTCTATGGTTAATGTGAGCTGaatgttttagttttctttgtcATGGTTACTCCTTTTTGCCTATTACTCATTGTAGGGTTTCTTCGACCCATTTCTGGTGCCTCACTGAGTTCATTAGGTAAGATTTTGCCTTCCTGTCTTGCTGAGTTATTTCATCTCTGTTATTGGTTTGTCCCTTGCTTTAGTTGTAGCAACTTTTGCATTTTATTTCTTACAGTTGCTTGAAGAGCCTGTAggatgaaatggagaagaaggagagtgagAGAATCAGCAATGAAGCTgacattgaaaatatagatcCGCTGCTGGCTATGGGAGATGAATTGGCAACTGATATACTCATTCGGCTCCctttaaagacactttttagatccAAGTGCGTTTCGATTCGCTGGAATTGCTTGATCTCAGATTCCCTTTTTGCCTGTATGTATGTTAATAGACAAGAAGGAGGATCACGTACCCATACGACCACCCCCATCAGTTTCTTTTGTCAGTTAGATCATTTTGCATTTGATTATGAATATTTGCCGCCAGAGGACAAGAGACTTCACTTTCTTAGGCTTGACAATGATGCCAAGGATGAAAGCGATGACAATCATGTCGTCATGCAACACAGAGTGAGATCTTTTGAACATAATGTCTTCATGGTTGATTCTAGCAACGGGTTACTACTATTTGCTGGGACTGGAAACAAGTTGTACTTTGTGTCTAACTTGGTATCTAAGCAATGGGTTGCCCTGCCTCAACCTAAAAGTTGTTATCCATATGAAAGTGCCAAATTAGTCCGCAAATACGATGACAGTTACAAACCCTCTCTCACCCAGATGAAATTCGAAGTTTTACTTTTCTCACGCTATGAGAATATGAGTTCACTATTTTTGGAAATCTTTTCTTCAGAGACTGGAAATTGGAGAATGGTAGTACTCCATAATTATCCTTCTTATTTTAGAACACTTCACTGTCATACCTTGTTCAATGGGGCTGCATACTGGTTGGATGAACATGCTGGTGGTGCTGCTAGGATTGCTGCCCTTGATTTTAGCCATCTTAAGATGGCATCCATGCCATCACACTCAGTTCCACACAGTGATCTTGCTGTGATGCCAGAGGATTGTGTTCAGTTCATCCCATTGCCTGCAAGCAGTGATCTTCCCAGCAATGGATTCTTGGGATTCTCGGGTGGTTTATTGCACTATGCTGAGAGCAACCTGACCAATCTCCACATCTGGGCTCTTTCCAGTGGAGGACTCTCACAGTCCTCTCAGGTTGCATGGTCTCTGAAGCAGAGTGTCAGTCTACAGTTCATGATCGATGAACATCCGGATATATTTCACTGTATTCCCAATTACGAAGGAGAGTATGATATCAGGCATAAACAACATAAGTTTCACTTCTCTCCGTTGGCTTTCCATCCATCAGGTCTCCACCTTGTTTTGTTGAGCTTGCCAGGGATGATAGTCTCATATCACATTCAGAAGAGAAAGTTGGAGGTTGTGCACCATTACAATGTCCAAAACTTTCGTCATGTTCCTCGCTTCATAGTCCTATCTTACAACTATCCTGCATGGCCTACTCGATTGCCCCCTGTAAGAAATGACTTTCCTTATTCTGATTGACACTTGTGGTCTGCTTAATGGGTTgttatgtatttataatatccATGGGAGCCTGAATGCATCTCAAGGTAGCTGATTTAGAGTTTACATTAACTTCAGAATAGTTAGGATGTAGCATCTTCTGATGAATAGTTCAGAGTATGggttaaccttttttttttttattaaaaaaaatctattatgGTCCTATAGACAGCATCGAGGCTAGGATTTCTCAACACAGTCATAGAGGGTTTTGACTCAATCTTTGTACACCTGCAATTGAATCACCAGGCATGCCCTTAATGTTATATTTATagttgtgtttttttctttctttttctgtttctctcctctcttttttccccccttgATTCATTACATTCTGTGTTTTCTTGttgtttatcttttattacattGGACTGAGTTTTTCTTCATCCACGGTGGAGATAATCAGACACAGAAGGCTCCAGGCAGAGTGTATATCATGACTATTAAGGATGCAGAGGTTTCACCATCTACTGTGGCAGGTATTGATTTCTCCCCATGATTATATGATATGAattgtttgattgattgatggatTGTATAGTTTCATGGCTGAATAGTAGATGTTTTCTAAGTTTTGTTAAATGTGTCAAACGTACTTGCTTATGTTCTTTTTGATTCGGGGTTTGCGCACTCCTTTACATATGGTTTTGCTTCTAGTTTGGGTTTGGAACCCAAGTTAATGGGTTACTGGTTGTGTGTGTCCACACCTTCCAGAGAGTTTATAGAGACAGAGATGATATATGAGTCTTGTAATATAGATTTTGATGGAAGGAAGTTAAGGGCAGACCTAGTACTACTAGACATGAAGGATTTCGATGTTTACTGGGAATGGACTGGTTGACAGCCTACCATGCCAGTGTGTTATGCTATGAGAAATGGTGGTGCTTAGGCCAGTAGGAGAACCAAAATTTCAGTTTTTCGGGGTAAAGATAGAGGCGTCCCCATCAATGATGATTTCGGCTGTACAAGCCAAGAAGTTATTAAGGCAAGGATGTCAGGGATTTTTGGCAGCAATGTATGACACTGAAGTGAAGGAGTTAGCTATAACTGATGTACCTATTGTACGAGACTTTTTAGATGTATTCCCGGAGGAATTGCCAGGAATACCCCCAAAGAGAGATGGAGTTTGTCATTGATCTTCTACCTGACACGACGCCGATATCAAAGGCACTGTATTGGATGGCTCTGGTTGAACTGAAAGAACTGAAGGAGCAATTACAAGAGTTACTAGATAAAGGCTTCATTCGGCCAAGTGTTTCACCGTGGGGAGCTCCAGTactatttgtgaagaagaaagatggcaCAATGAGAATgtgcattgattatcaggaattAAATAACGTAATAGTAAATAATAAGTATCCATTACCTCGTATCGATGAtttatttgatcagctacaaggggCTAAggtcttttccaagattgaccGTTGACCAGGATATCATCAACTGAAAATTAGAGAAGAAGATGTCCTGAAGATTGCGTTTCGGATGCAGTATGGTTATTATGAGTTTTTTGTCATGCCTTTTGGGCTAACAAATATGCTAGTTACTTTCATGGACCTAATGAAtcgagtattccatgatgtgctagATCATTATGTTATAGTGTTCATAGATGACATCTTAGTCTATTCTAAGAGTGAAGATGAACACGAAGAGCATTTGAAGGTGGTCTTGCAGACAATAAGGAAAGAGAAGTTGTTTGCAAAATTCAAGAAATGTGATTCTGGCTCAACAGAGTTGTTTTCTTGGGTTATGTTATATCTAGAGGAGGCATAATGGTGGATCCGGGCAAGGTGCAAGCAGTGATGGATTGGGCTAAATCAGCCAATGTTGCTGAGATAAAAAGCTTTTTGGGTCTAGCAGGGTATTACAGAAGATTTATTGAAGGATTCTCCAGTATTGTCGTTACATTGACCCGGTTAACAATGTAATGATCAATCTTGGAAAAAATTGACGGATGAGGAAGCAGAACAGATGATCAAAGAGGCTGATTTGGATGGTGATGGTCAGGGGAATTACGAAGAAttcatgaggatgatgatggccGTCTAAGGAAAATCCTTAGAAAAATTTAGTTTCAGaggaagaaaattaagaaattattaATAACTGTATTCAAATTCATTCATTTTGCTTTTTCTCTTTGTTCTTATttccttggaagaagaaaaaaaaaaaaaaaaaaaactgaaatgcAATCCATGTAATGTTGTTGTAACCTGCAAGTGATCAAAATCAAAGTACCCATTTCGTTCCTTCTTCGTCTTAagccttttttattcttttcttccatGAAATCTGAAAGTAAAAGCTTGCTAAACAAATACTAAGGAACAGGAACTTAGCTGTCTTACTCTGTAATTCGTGTAATATATTCTTTCATCTTCAGATtcaagggatttttttttttttgtttttttgtttcctgAGATTAATGTATCTGATCTCTGATACAGCGTAGTATAGTTCAGGTATATTCTAAATTTTATGGACGTTATCAGTGGATCTTTGATCCAACAACGAGTCATG harbors:
- the LOC122658209 gene encoding F-box/kelch-repeat protein At3g06240-like, translating into MEKKESERISNEADIENIDPLLAMGDELATDILIRLPLKTLFRSKCVSIRWNCLISDSLFACMYVNRQEGGSRTHTTTPISFFCQLDHFAFDYEYLPPEDKRLHFLRLDNDAKDESDDNHVVMQHRVRSFEHNVFMVDSSNGLLLFAGTGNKLYFVSNLVSKQWVALPQPKSCYPYESAKLVRKYDDSYKPSLTQMKFEVLLFSRYENMSSLFLEIFSSETGNWRMVVLHNYPSYFRTLHCHTLFNGAAYWLDEHAGGAARIAALDFSHLKMASMPSHSVPHSDLAVMPEDCVQFIPLPASSDLPSNGFLGFSGGLLHYAESNLTNLHIWALSSGGLSQSSQVAWSLKQSVSLQFMIDEHPDIFHCIPNYEGEYDIRHKQHKFHFSPLAFHPSGLHLVLLSLPGMIVSYHIQKRKLEVVHHYNVQNFRHVPRFIVLSYNYPAWPTRLPPVRNDFPYSD